Proteins encoded in a region of the Raphanus sativus cultivar WK10039 chromosome 8, ASM80110v3, whole genome shotgun sequence genome:
- the LOC108820359 gene encoding agamous-like MADS-box protein AGL97: MVKRGGTKRKAVLKKIEDKNSKAVTFSKRREGLYSKAAQLCVMGEAQIAILATPSSSNSNVPFFSFGHSSVDSLVSAYLSGQRPVRVPEESKKMREDIGICMARKELGLSNWWEKKELAMSKSLEEIMQAMESMEILMRDADRLLDEDAFGFSQREGEKKKKDDSNDVVLQQHHGTGKTLIDVDDDDLLPQTLITSEDDQIISVCDSFFNYNNDKNAAALSATHAEENTEEWSDMDFEQLLSGFEEEDDDDHHHQIEAVSENSCSNMNNNAQNLFDLDLANVELDTIFEGLATLDAELVASLLM; the protein is encoded by the coding sequence atggTGAAAAGAGGAGGGACGAAGAGGAAGGCTGTGCTAAAGAAGATTGAGGATAAGAACTCAAAGGCTGTAACTTTCAGTAAACGCAGAGAAGGTCTGTACAGCAAAGCCGCACAGCTCTGTGTTATGGGCGAGGCTCAGATCGCGATCTTAGCGACTCCTTCTTCTTCCAACTCCAACGTCCCTTTCTTCTCCTTCGGTCACTCTTCCGTCGATTCGCTGGTCTCTGCGTATCTCTCCGGTCAAAGACCAGTTCGTGTCCCTGAAGAAAGCAAAAAGATGAGGGAGGACATAGGAATATGCATGGCTCGGAAGGAGCTAGGGCTTAGTAATTGGTGGGAGAAGAAAGAGCTTGCGATGAGTAAGAGCCTTGAAGAAATCATGCAAGCTATGGAGTCCATGGAGATACTGATGAGGGATGCAGATCGGTTGCTTGATGAGGACGCCTTTGGTTTTAGTCAAAGAGAaggtgagaagaagaagaaggacgacAGCAACGATGTTGTTCTCCAACAACACCACGGAACTGGTAAAACCCTAAtcgatgttgatgatgatgatttacTACCTCAAACCCTAATCACTTCAGAGGATGATCAGATCATCTCTGTTTGTGACAGTTTCTTCAACTATAACAACGACAAGAACGCTGCTGCTTTATCAGCAACTCATGCTGAGGAAAATACTGAAGAGTGGAGCGATATGGACTTTGAGCAACTCCTCAGTggttttgaagaagaagatgatgatgatcatcatcatcagattgAGGCGGTTTCTGAAAACTCTTGCAGCAACATGAACAACAATGCTCAAAACCTGTTTGATCTTGATTTGGCTAATGTTGAATTGGATACAATTTTTGAAGGTTTGGCCACCCTTGATGCTGAGCTTGTGGCTTCTCTACTCATGTGA